From Malacoplasma iowae:
AACATTTGTAGATGTTGATATTGATGATGAAGAAGCAAGTGATTCAACAGCTAAAAATGAAGTTACTATGGTGCCAACTGTTATTTTTTACAAAAATGGTAAAGAAGTAGATAGATTTGTTGGTTTTAGACCAAAAGAAGATATTGAGGCTATGATTAAAAAATATTATTAATTTTTTATAGATGTTGTTTTATACAACATCTATTTTTTTTATGTTATTAAAAAGTAATAAAATCATAACATGTTTAGTATAAAAAAATAAAAACCACTTTTTGTATAAAAAGTGATTTATTAAAATAATTTATTTTTAAATTTTTCATTTAACATTTTAAATATTTGAAAAATGATTAGTGTATTCAGAACCTCATGGATTTTTACTTTCATCAATAATTAAAATTCCCTTTGATTCTATATTTGGATTATTTTGAAGTTCTTTTTCGCTACATAACATTCCACAAGATTCGTGACCTTGTAGTTTGTTTTTGATAATTGTCATACCACTTGGCATACATGTATTTTCTTTAGCAACTACTACAAATAGATCTTGTTTAACATTTTTGGCGCCACAAACAATTTGTAGAATCTCTTTTTTTGTGTCTACTTTACACAGATGTAAATGAGTGTTTTGAATTGGTGTACATTCTATAACTTTTCCAACAACAAATTGAGGTTCATAATATTTTGATAAATCTAATTTTGTTGTTTTTAAAATTAGATTTTTAATTTCATCATCAAATTTTAAATAACCTTCATTAATTTTATTTTTTTTTGATATATTAAAAAGATTGATACCAACTATTTCATTGTTATTTCTTAAAATTGAATAATCGTCATTTGTTTCAATTTCTGTTGGTTTTAAATTTTTAATTGAAATTACCATTGTATCTTTTAAATTTTTTTTATTATAAAAAATATTAATCATATTTATCCCTTTTTGTTTTCCATAAATTCTTTGTGTTTTTTATCTATTATTTTTTTTAGTTCAGGTACCAATAATTCTTCTTTAACACTTTTAATTATCTTACCATTTTCAAAAATAATTCCAGTACCCTTTCCGCCAGCAATTCCAATATCTGCTTCTTTAGCTTCTCCTGGACCATTTACTGCACAACCAAGGATGGCAACTTTTAAAGGAAAATCCATTTTCTTTGTGTATTCTTCTATTTCTTTAACAACTGATTCTAAATCAAACTGTAACCTACCACAAGTGGGACAAGAAATTACATCAACCATATTTTGGAAAAGTCCAAATGAATTAAGCAACTTCTTACATACTTTTACCTCTTCAACAGGATCTCCTGTTAAAGAAATTCTAATTGTATTACCAATTCCTTCATATAATAAAACTCCAAGTCCCGCACAAGATTTTATTGTTCCATTAAAAATAGAACCAGATTCTGTTATTCCTAAATGTAATGGATATTTAAATTCTTTTGCTGCAAGTTTATATGCTTGAATTGTTAATAATGCATTAGTTGCCTTTAAAGAGACAACTATATTGTTAAAACCATTTGACTCAAATAAATTAACATATCTTTTTGCTGCAAGTATCATAGCTTCAGCTGTAACACCATATTTTTTCATTAGATCATCTGGTAATGAACCACTATTAACTCCAACTCTTATGGGTACATTTTTTTCATTTGCTAATTTTATTATTTCTTTCAATTGATTTTCATCTTTTATATTTCCTGGGTTTAATCTAATTTTTGCAACATTCGCATGTAAAGCTTTTATTGCAAGATATGGATTAAAATGTATGTCTGCAATAATTGGACATGGAGATTTTTCTACTATTTCTTTTAATGCTTGTGCATCTGTGTCATCTAAGACTGCAACTCTTACTAATTGACAACCAGCTTTTACCATTCTGTTGATTTGTTCTAATGTTTTTTCAACATCATGGGTTTTGGTATTTGTCATTGACTGTATGATAACATTGTT
This genomic window contains:
- a CDS encoding thioredoxin family protein is translated as MSSKLHKGNDKNIDNLIEQGTLTIVKYGATWCGPCKMIAPILEELSDAYGSVTFVDVDIDDEEASDSTAKNEVTMVPTVIFYKNGKEVDRFVGFRPKEDIEAMIKKYY
- the ytpR gene encoding YtpR family tRNA-binding protein, yielding MINIFYNKKNLKDTMVISIKNLKPTEIETNDDYSILRNNNEIVGINLFNISKKNKINEGYLKFDDEIKNLILKTTKLDLSKYYEPQFVVGKVIECTPIQNTHLHLCKVDTKKEILQIVCGAKNVKQDLFVVVAKENTCMPSGMTIIKNKLQGHESCGMLCSEKELQNNPNIESKGILIIDESKNPWGSEYTNHFSNI
- the ispG gene encoding flavodoxin-dependent (E)-4-hydroxy-3-methylbut-2-enyl-diphosphate synthase produces the protein MNTIRQNTKKVFVKNIQIGGNNNVIIQSMTNTKTHDVEKTLEQINRMVKAGCQLVRVAVLDDTDAQALKEIVEKSPCPIIADIHFNPYLAIKALHANVAKIRLNPGNIKDENQLKEIIKLANEKNVPIRVGVNSGSLPDDLMKKYGVTAEAMILAAKRYVNLFESNGFNNIVVSLKATNALLTIQAYKLAAKEFKYPLHLGITESGSIFNGTIKSCAGLGVLLYEGIGNTIRISLTGDPVEEVKVCKKLLNSFGLFQNMVDVISCPTCGRLQFDLESVVKEIEEYTKKMDFPLKVAILGCAVNGPGEAKEADIGIAGGKGTGIIFENGKIIKSVKEELLVPELKKIIDKKHKEFMENKKG